Proteins encoded by one window of Yamadazyma tenuis chromosome 2, complete sequence:
- the FRS2 gene encoding Phenylalanyl-tRNA synthetase, beta subunit, cytoplasmic (COG:J; BUSCO:EOG09261RU1; EggNog:ENOG503NTY7), giving the protein MADLQLNILKVVDKYGSVENTLECPELKSLDASTLHSNLTSLWSKELINFSKIEIEQWDLTKEAQDFLVNGSHEIRLLEEVIKSVDGLKISDVNSKLGAVGKLGQGKAFKNGWIAKDSDKLVSKVSSLPEDSVVQNLQIIKKSGTLEDKKELTELKKRKLITLNKIVGYKITKTDKFSVEIVSLETDITSEMITNNTWADKKFKPYNFNSEGVYPQSGALHPLNKVREEFRQIFFSMGFIEMPSNQYVDTGFWNFDTLFVPQQHPARDLQDTFYLKDPKVGGLPQDKEYLENVKQVHQEGKYGSIGYRYPWKLEESLRMVLRTHTTSISSHMLKELAKNPRPVRYFSIDRVFRNEAVDATHLAEFHQVEGVMAGYDITLGDLIGFMEDFFGKMGVTDLRFKAAYNPYTEPSMEIFAYHKILKKWVEIGNSGMFRPEMLEAMGLPKNLRVLGWGLSLERPTMIKYNVSNIRELLGHKVSLDFIETNPAARLDELLVRVFETSFPNLNLLRSMEAPPTEHSITPVAEPLPESISVALDEPDIKDDDEDEPKKRNNKADSDDLSCKWTDCPESQHTNLPSLVRHLNNQHLNYTNSLTVNTPTKYSCLWEGCARYGVEQPSRFALISHCRTHTGEKPYFCPIPECEKHFTRSDALAKHVKGVHDLHILRDAVTLNRDRVKKGRMEANFLNQDKVTELEFLSMIEDDYELRVPWWFSNDFLNIVSDSSDEFKTLYRIPLTSKQYRIAMKRYQSYYHEQFEDNDTKLPPQLKNAIDAFTEMQPEDESEDTVIDLGELQKLHQKLSNQLSTSQRVNKIATKQLTHLVDEKRKLWYIKEVLLDANAKLSIPIRSSDKDAGQPDKYDDELYDSIKTI; this is encoded by the exons ATGGCAGATTTGCAGCTTAACATCTTAAAGGTTGTTGACAAGTACGGCTCGGTCGAAAACACATTGGAGTGTCCCGAGCTCAAGTCGCTCGATGCCAGTACCCTCCACTCTAACTTGACCTCGTTGTGGTCCAAGGAAttaatcaacttctccaaaatcgAAATCGAACAATGGgacttgaccaaagaagcgcaagacttcttggtgaatGGATCCCACGAAATCcggttgttggaagaagtCATCAAGTCCGTCGACGGATTGAAGATTTCGGACGTGAATTCAAAGTTGGGTGCCGTTGGTAAACTAGGTCAAGGTAAAGCCTTCAAGAATGGGTGGATTGCCAAGGACAGTGATAAGTTGGTTTCGAAAGTGTCATCTTTGCCAGAAGATTCTGTGGTGCAAAACTTgcaaatcatcaagaaatcCGGTACTTTGGAAGATAAGAAAGAACTCACagaattgaaaaagagaaaattGATTACTCTCAACAAGATTGTGGGttacaaaatcaccaagacCGACAAATTTTCGGTAGAAATCGTCAGTCTCGAAACTGACATCACCAGTGAAATGATTACCAACAACACCTGGGCtgacaagaagttcaagccATATAACTTCAATTCCGAAGGGGTTTATCCTCAAAGTGGAGCATTACATCCTTTAAACAAAGTTAGAGAAGAATTCAGacaaatcttcttctccatggGATTCATAGAAATGCCTTCTAACCAATACGTTGATACAGGTTTCTGGAACTTCGACACATTGTTTGttcctcaacaacatccaGCTAGAGATTTACAGGATACTTTCTACTTGAAGGACCCCAAAGTTGGAGGACTTCCACAAGATAAGGAatacttggaaaatgtcaaacaagtccaccaagaaggaaaatACGGCTCCATAGGTTACAGATATCCTTGGAAGTTGGAGGAAAGTTTGAGAATGGTGTTGAGAACTCATACCACTTCCATCTCTTCTCACatgttgaaggaattggccaaaaacCCCAGGCCCGTGCGTTACTTTTCCATCGATAGAGTGTTCAGAAACGAGGCCGTGGATGCCACTCACTTGGCAGAATTCCACCAGGTGGAAGGAGTCATGGCTGGTTACGACATCACTTTAGGTGACTTGATTGGCTTCATGgaagatttctttggtaAGATGGGGGTCACTGACTTGAGATTCAAAGCCGCCTATAACCCATACACCGAGCCTTCGATGGAAATTTTTGCATACCATaagatattgaagaagtgggTGGAAATTGGTAACTCGGGAATGTTCAGACCCGAAATGTTAGAAGCTATGGGATTACCCAAGAATTTGAGAGTGTTAGGATGGGGATTATCGTTGGAGAGACCAACCATGATTAAGTACAATGTTTCCAATATCAGAGAATTATTGGGCCATAAGGTGTCCTTGGACTTTATTGAGACCAACCCTGCTGCTAGATTGGatgagttgttggt TCGCGTTTTCGAAACTAGTTTTCCAAACTTAAACCTATTGCGCAGCATGGAAGCACCACCCACAGAGCACTCTATAACACCGGTCGCAGAACCCCTTCCCGAATCGATATCTGTTGCTTTAGATGAACCCGATATCAAGGAtgacgacgaagatgaGCCAAAAAAACGGAACAATAAGGCAGATTCAGATGACTTGAGTTGTAAATGGACTGATTGCCCGGAGAGCCAACACACAAATTTGCCTTCTTTAGTAAGACACTTGAACAATCAACACTTGAACTACACAAACAGCTTGACTGTCAACACGCCCACCAAATACTCGTGTCTCTGGGAAGGATGTGCTCGTTACGGTGTTGAACAACCGTCTAGGTTTGCATTGATCTCTCACTGTCGTACGCACACGGGAGAAAAGCCATATTTCTGTCCAATTCCCGAATGTGAAAAGCACTTCACTAGGTCAGACGCGTTGGCCAAGCACGTGAAAGGTGTACATGACTTGCACATTCTTCGGGATGCCGTGACATTAAATAGAGACCGGGTCAAAAAAGGTCGCATGGaagccaacttcttgaaccagGACAAGGTGACAGAGTTGGAATTTTTATCGATGATAGAAGATGACTACGAGTTGCGAGTGCCGTGGTGGTTTTCGaatgatttcttgaacattgTCAGCGATTCCTCGGACGAGTTCAAAACTCTTTACCGTATTCCCCTTACTTCCAAACAGTACAGAATTGCCATGAAAAGGTACCAATCATACTATCACGAACAGTTTGAAGACAACGATACCAAACTTCCGccccaattgaagaatgcCATTGATGCGTTCACGGAAATGCAACCTGAAGATGAAAGTGAGGACACAGTTATAGACTTGGGTGAGCTACAAAAATTACACCAAAAATTGCTGAATCAGTTATCCACTAGCCAGAGGGTCAACAAGATCGCTACCAAACAACTAACGCATTTGGTGGACGAGAAGAGGAAACTCTGGTACATCAaagaagttcttcttgatgcCAATGCCAAGCTCAGCATTCCTATCCGCTCATCTGATAAGGATGCTGGCCAACCAGATAAATACGATGATGAGTTGTACGACAGTATCAAGACCATCTGA
- the PMP3 gene encoding plasma membrane proteolipid Pmp3 (COG:S; EggNog:ENOG503P6N2): MAVTCSDIFKLIFAIILPPLGVFLERGCSSSLFINIILTILGYIPGIIHAVYVIMNYGFAGSHFI; the protein is encoded by the exons ATGGCTGTTACGTGCTCCgacatcttcaagttaaTTTTCGCCATTATCTTACCTCCATTGGGAGTGTTCCTTGAAAGAGGATGTTCTTCGTCcttgttcatcaatatcatcttgACGATTTTAGGATATATCCCCGGTATCATACATGCGGTTTATGTTATTATGAA TTATGGTTTTGCCGGTTCGCATTTCATTTGA
- the LPD1 gene encoding dihydrolipoamide dehydrogenase precursor (COG:C; EggNog:ENOG503NXXS), which yields MLRSNIKSSRQFNLGQFIRFASSKSYDVVVIGGGPGGYVAAIKAAQLGFNTACIEKRGSLGGTCLNVGCIPSKALLNNSHLYHQIQHEAKSRGIDIAGDVKVNVENLQKAKQKAVTGLTSGVEMLLKKNKIDYLKGAGSFIDEHNINVKPLDGAEDYSVEAKNIIVATGSEVTPFPGIEIDEERIVSSTGILELSEVPNRLSIIGGGIIGLEMASVWSRLGAEVTIIEFQNAIGAGMDDEVAKQTQKLLAKQGLKFKLGTKVTKGVREGDVVKIEVENVKSGEKEELESDVLLVAIGRRPHTAGLNFENVGLEVDQKGRLVIDSNFRTKHEHIQVIGDVTFGPMLAHKAEEEGIAAAEIIKTGYGHVNYGNIPSVMYTHPEVAWVGANEQQLKEQGIKFKVGKFPFIANSRAKTNVDTDGFVKILADAETQRILGAHIIGPNAGEMIAEGGLALEYGASTEDVARTCHAHPTLSEAFKEAALATFDKPINF from the coding sequence ATGTTAAGATCAAACATCAAACTGTCTAGACAATTCAATTTGGGCCAGTTCATTCGGTTCGCCTCATCCAAAAGCTACGACGTCGTTGTCATTGGTGGCGGTCCCGGTGGGTACGTGGCGGCCATTAAGGCTGCCCAATTAGGATTCAATACCGCTTGTATCGAGAAAAGAGGTTCGTTGGGAGGTACTTGTCTTAATGTCGGATGTATTCCTTCCAAggccttgttgaacaactcgCACTTGtaccaccaaatccaacacGAGGCCAAGAGCAGAGGTATCGACATTGCTGGAGACGTAAAGGTCAACGTGGAAAACTTACAAAAAGCCAAACAAAAAGCTGTTACTGGTTTAACCAGTGGAGTGGAAATGTTACTTaaaaagaacaaaatcgaCTACTTGAAAGGTGCTGGATCTTTTATTGATGAGCACAATATCAATGTCAAACCCCTCGACGGAGCTGAAGATTACTCGGTCGAAgccaaaaacatcattgTTGCCACAGGTTCCGAGGTCACTCCATTCCCTGGAATCGAGATCGATGAAGAGAGAATCGTGTCGTCGACCGGGATCTTGGAATTGCTGGAGGTCCCCAACAGATTGTCCATCATTGGTGGAGGTATCATTGGTTTAGAAATGGCCTCTGTATGGTCGAGATTAGGTGCCGAAGTCACCATCATCGAATTTCAAAACGCCATTGGTGCTGGTATGGACGACGAGGTGGCCAAACAGACCCagaagttgttggccaagCAAGGTCTCAAGTTTAAGTTGGGAACAAAGGTCACCAAAGGTGTCAGAGAAGGAGATGTGGTGAAGATTGAGGTTGAAAACGTCAAGTCTGGTGAAaaggaagagttggaaTCCGACGTGTTGTTGGTTGCCATTGGTAGGAGACCACACACTGCTGGATTGAACTTTGAGAATGTAGGTTTggaagttgatcaaaaggGTAGATTGGTCATCGACTCGAACTTCAGAACTAAGCATGAACACATTCAAGTGATTGGCGATGTTACCTTTGGACCTATGTTGGCACACAAGgccgaagaagaaggtattgctgctgctgaaatcatcaagacTGGCTACGGTCACGTCAACTACGGTAACATTCCTTCTGTCATGTACACTCATCCTGAAGTCGCATGGGTTGGTGCTAATGAGCAACAATTGAAGGAACAAggtatcaagttcaaggttGGTAAATTCCCATTCATCGCCAACTCCAGAGCCAAGACCAACGTGGATACTGACGGGTTcgtcaagatcttggcGGATGCTGAAACCCAAAGAATTTTGGGTGCTCACATCATTGGTCCTAACGCTGGGGAAATGATTGCTGAAGGTGGATTGGCTCTCGAATACGGTGCTTCCACCGAAGATGTGGCCAGAACTTGTCATGCCCACCCAACTCTTAGTGAAGCCTTCAAGGAAGCAGCCCTTGCTACTTTTGACAAGCCTATTAACTTCTAG